In one Parageobacillus genomosp. 1 genomic region, the following are encoded:
- the tatA gene encoding twin-arginine translocase TatA/TatE family subunit codes for MLNNIGIPGLILILVIALIIFGPSKLPEIGRAFGRTLTEFKSAAKELVSDNNNEETKKSVLSAVKKDS; via the coding sequence ATGCTAAACAATATCGGTATTCCAGGTTTAATTTTAATACTCGTCATTGCTTTGATCATCTTTGGGCCTTCCAAGCTGCCGGAAATCGGCCGCGCATTTGGCCGCACGCTGACTGAATTCAAAAGTGCCGCGAAGGAACTAGTATCCGATAATAATAACGAGGAAACGAAAAAGTCTGTATTATCGGCTGTGAAAAAAGACAGCTAG
- the tatC gene encoding twin-arginine translocase subunit TatC has product MKNKDLRLIDHLEELRKRVIITLLAFIASFIGSFVFVQDIYKWLVKDFDEKLAILGPSDILWIYMMIAAVFAIAATIPVAAFQTWRFVSPALNPEERKVSLRFIPWLFLLFITGISFGFFVLFPAVLSFLTNLSAEQFETIFTAEKYFRFMIHLTLPFGFLFEMPLAVMFLTRLGILNPKRLAKARKLSYFFLVVISVLITPPDLISDILVIIPLLVLYEVSVTLSGIVYKKKLVSEGALHNADRFAESG; this is encoded by the coding sequence ATGAAAAACAAAGATTTGCGTCTGATAGATCATTTGGAAGAGCTTCGCAAACGGGTGATTATTACGCTATTGGCGTTTATTGCGTCCTTCATTGGAAGTTTCGTTTTTGTACAGGATATTTATAAATGGCTTGTCAAGGATTTCGACGAGAAACTTGCCATCCTCGGCCCGAGTGACATCCTTTGGATATACATGATGATCGCAGCGGTGTTTGCGATCGCAGCAACTATACCTGTCGCCGCTTTTCAGACATGGCGGTTTGTCTCTCCTGCGCTGAATCCCGAAGAACGGAAAGTATCTTTGCGGTTTATCCCATGGTTGTTTCTATTATTTATCACGGGGATTTCATTTGGTTTCTTTGTGCTTTTCCCGGCCGTGCTCAGTTTTTTAACAAACCTGTCAGCAGAGCAATTCGAAACAATATTCACAGCGGAAAAATATTTTCGGTTCATGATCCATCTGACACTTCCATTTGGCTTTCTCTTTGAAATGCCGCTTGCGGTCATGTTTTTAACGAGACTCGGAATCCTGAATCCGAAGAGACTGGCAAAGGCGAGGAAACTATCCTATTTTTTTCTGGTTGTCATCTCCGTCCTCATCACGCCTCCGGATTTGATTTCGGATATTCTTGTTATCATTCCTTTGCTGGTGCTTTATGAAGTGAGTGTAACACTGTCCGGGATTGTTTATAAGAAAAAGCTGGTAAGTGAAGGGGCGCTGCATAACGCTGACCGGTTTGCAGAGAGCGGCTGA
- a CDS encoding ATP-dependent Clp protease ATP-binding subunit, protein MLCQVCHQNEATVFVSLQFNHEKKQLHLCHECYEKQKQELTVPINFGFNNFSSFPFDDFFIDGFSPISEMDTPSTNMSQPFKWNRNGKRGGGFLDQFGRNLTQLAKAGLIDPVIGRDKEIERVIEILNRRNKNNPVLIGEPGVGKTAIVEGLALKIAEGQVPEKLLNKEVYLLDVASLVANTGIRGQFEERMKRLISELQRRKNVILFIDEIHLLVGAGAAEGSMDAGNILKPALARGELQVVGATTLKEYRQIEKDAALERRFQPVIVHEPTVEEAITILKGIQPKYEQFHHVQYTDEAIEACVKLSHRYIQDRFLPDKAIDLLDEAGSKANLRIGPTDEKQIQERLAQIAKEKAKAAQEENYELAAKLRDEELKLEKQLQNGVNQERPVVDIADIERIIEEKTGIPVGKLQADEKEKMKHLEENLAKKVIGQEEAVKKVAKAIRRSRAGLKAKHRPIGSFLFVGPTGVGKTELAKTLAEELFGSKDAMIRLDMSEYMEKHSVSKLIGSPPGYVGHEEAGQLTEKVRRNPYSIILLDEIEKAHPDVQHIFLQILEDGRLTDSQGRTVSFKDTVIIATSNAGVTDKKITVGFEKQGPTHTSVLESLNAYFKPEFLNRFDAIIEFKSLKKEHMLQIVDLMLNEVKAAMREQHIDLDVSQAAKEKLAELGYHPAFGARPLRRVIQEHVEDKIADVLLDENDQVKAIRIDVENDAIVAKPLHKQTA, encoded by the coding sequence ATGCTTTGTCAAGTATGCCATCAAAACGAAGCTACGGTATTTGTAAGTTTGCAATTCAATCATGAGAAAAAGCAATTGCATCTTTGCCACGAATGTTATGAAAAACAAAAACAAGAGCTGACTGTCCCGATCAATTTCGGTTTCAATAATTTCTCGTCGTTCCCGTTTGATGATTTCTTTATTGACGGATTTTCGCCAATTTCGGAAATGGACACACCATCAACAAACATGTCACAACCATTCAAATGGAATCGGAACGGTAAAAGAGGCGGCGGTTTCTTAGACCAATTCGGCCGCAACTTAACACAGCTTGCGAAAGCGGGTCTGATTGACCCGGTCATCGGCCGTGATAAAGAAATTGAACGCGTCATCGAAATTTTAAACCGCCGCAATAAAAACAACCCGGTATTAATCGGGGAACCTGGCGTCGGGAAAACAGCGATTGTCGAAGGGCTTGCCTTGAAAATCGCGGAAGGACAAGTTCCAGAAAAACTATTAAATAAAGAAGTATATTTGCTTGATGTCGCCTCGCTTGTCGCCAATACAGGCATTCGCGGTCAATTTGAAGAAAGAATGAAACGGCTCATTTCTGAATTGCAACGCCGGAAAAACGTCATTCTGTTTATCGACGAAATTCACTTGCTCGTCGGCGCCGGTGCGGCAGAAGGCTCGATGGACGCCGGCAACATTTTAAAACCAGCCCTTGCGCGTGGGGAATTGCAAGTCGTCGGTGCGACAACGTTAAAAGAATACCGCCAAATTGAAAAAGACGCTGCGCTGGAACGCCGTTTCCAACCAGTTATCGTGCATGAACCAACGGTCGAAGAGGCGATTACGATTTTAAAAGGGATTCAACCGAAATATGAACAATTCCACCACGTCCAATATACGGACGAAGCGATTGAAGCGTGCGTTAAATTATCGCATCGTTACATTCAAGACCGCTTCTTGCCGGACAAAGCGATCGACTTGTTAGACGAAGCCGGCTCAAAAGCGAACTTGCGCATCGGTCCAACAGATGAAAAACAAATTCAAGAACGCCTTGCGCAAATCGCCAAAGAAAAAGCAAAAGCAGCGCAAGAAGAAAATTATGAACTGGCAGCGAAATTGCGTGACGAAGAGTTAAAATTAGAAAAACAATTACAAAACGGCGTAAATCAAGAACGCCCAGTCGTCGATATTGCCGACATCGAGCGCATTATCGAAGAAAAAACAGGCATTCCTGTCGGCAAACTGCAAGCTGATGAAAAAGAAAAAATGAAACATTTAGAAGAAAACTTAGCGAAAAAAGTGATCGGCCAAGAAGAAGCAGTCAAAAAAGTCGCAAAAGCAATCCGCCGCAGCCGCGCGGGATTAAAAGCAAAACACCGCCCGATCGGTTCGTTCTTATTCGTCGGTCCGACTGGCGTCGGGAAAACAGAGTTAGCGAAAACGTTGGCAGAAGAATTGTTCGGCTCGAAAGATGCAATGATTCGTCTCGACATGAGCGAATACATGGAAAAACATTCGGTATCGAAATTAATCGGTTCGCCTCCTGGCTATGTCGGTCACGAAGAAGCCGGCCAACTTACAGAAAAAGTGCGCCGCAACCCATACAGCATTATCTTGCTTGACGAGATTGAAAAAGCGCACCCAGACGTCCAGCACATCTTCCTGCAAATTTTAGAAGACGGCCGTCTCACGGACAGCCAAGGACGCACCGTAAGCTTTAAAGATACGGTTATTATCGCAACAAGCAACGCCGGCGTGACGGACAAAAAAATTACGGTCGGATTTGAAAAACAAGGCCCAACGCACACAAGCGTCCTTGAGTCGTTAAACGCCTACTTCAAGCCAGAATTTTTAAACCGTTTCGATGCGATTATCGAATTCAAATCGCTGAAAAAAGAACATATGCTGCAAATTGTTGACCTCATGCTTAACGAAGTAAAAGCGGCAATGCGCGAACAGCACATCGACCTTGACGTTTCGCAAGCGGCGAAAGAAAAATTGGCGGAACTCGGCTACCATCCAGCATTCGGAGCTCGTCCGCTCCGCCGCGTCATCCAAGAACACGTCGAAGACAAAATCGCTGATGTCTTGCTTGACGAAAACGACCAAGTCAAAGCGATTCGCATCGATGTCGAAAACGACGCGATTGTCGCCAAACCTTTGCATAAACAAACCGCCTAA
- a CDS encoding FixH family protein, with amino-acid sequence MKKLSLFLSLMLILFLFAACSQEKQEDKPAMLEVQLQTPDHIELNKETTLSCIVTYGGEKVDDADEVKFEVWKHGSEKHDMLTAKNDGDGKYSVKKTFTEPGTYSVVSHVTARNMHNMPKKDIVVGTPSDQPQNHAEEQHGDEHHHADVAMMLQEKQFSVNKEAHLTVHITHDGQPLTKAKVHFEIWQGNSKHKFIEASEKQAGQYEATTTFQEKGTYSVKIHVETEQLHEHQVEQITVQ; translated from the coding sequence GTGAAAAAGCTTTCGTTGTTTTTGTCATTGATGTTAATATTGTTTTTATTTGCCGCCTGCAGCCAGGAAAAGCAAGAGGATAAACCGGCAATGCTTGAAGTTCAGCTTCAAACACCGGATCATATTGAATTAAATAAGGAAACGACCCTTTCTTGTATCGTGACATATGGCGGGGAAAAAGTGGATGACGCGGACGAAGTGAAGTTTGAAGTATGGAAACATGGAAGTGAGAAGCATGACATGTTAACCGCCAAAAATGATGGAGATGGCAAATATTCTGTGAAAAAGACGTTTACTGAACCGGGGACGTATTCCGTCGTCAGCCATGTGACAGCGCGAAATATGCATAATATGCCGAAAAAAGATATCGTTGTTGGCACACCGAGCGATCAGCCGCAAAATCACGCAGAGGAACAACACGGCGATGAACACCATCATGCCGATGTCGCGATGATGCTTCAGGAAAAACAATTTTCCGTAAATAAAGAAGCGCATTTAACGGTACATATTACTCATGACGGCCAGCCGCTGACGAAAGCGAAAGTTCATTTTGAAATTTGGCAAGGAAACAGCAAACACAAGTTTATCGAAGCAAGCGAAAAACAAGCAGGCCAATACGAAGCAACGACAACGTTTCAAGAAAAAGGGACATATTCTGTAAAAATTCATGTGGAAACGGAACAATTGCACGAACATCAAGTAGAGCAAATTACGGTGCAATGA
- a CDS encoding membrane protein, with amino-acid sequence MAEVAGKWSDVWQIAAVYVGTVVGAGFATGKEIIEFFTQYGTSGTIGIIISGILFTWGGARMMVMARKVKAASYQQFNRYLFGKEVSPVISIIMTLMIVGVTAVMMAGAGAVFEEQLGLPRQVGIVATLCLSLLVMMYDIKGLFGVNALIVPMMVLFSAIALGKLITMGEWCGTGLKATDYSLRAFLSPFSYAAFNLAMAQPVLVPLACEVGDERTVRRGAVLGGLLLTGILLSSHLVLLSFPYAMNYDIPMAEVIRSFFSVFYWVYIIVIYGEIFTSIIGGIFGLQRQARTLVSIPNALFLAVLFIVLYIVSLFRYSELLSFLYPLFGYISFAFLFLLWVRKVPRP; translated from the coding sequence ATGGCAGAAGTGGCTGGAAAATGGTCGGATGTTTGGCAAATCGCCGCCGTTTACGTCGGCACCGTCGTCGGTGCGGGATTTGCCACAGGAAAAGAAATTATCGAGTTTTTTACGCAATACGGAACGTCGGGAACGATCGGCATTATCATTAGCGGCATCTTGTTTACGTGGGGCGGCGCGCGCATGATGGTAATGGCGCGGAAAGTGAAGGCCGCTTCTTATCAACAGTTTAACCGCTATTTATTCGGAAAAGAAGTTAGTCCCGTTATTTCTATCATCATGACGTTGATGATTGTTGGAGTCACCGCCGTGATGATGGCCGGTGCAGGGGCGGTGTTTGAGGAGCAGCTTGGGCTGCCGCGGCAAGTCGGAATTGTAGCGACGTTATGTTTATCGCTGTTGGTCATGATGTACGATATAAAAGGGCTATTTGGCGTAAACGCCTTGATTGTTCCGATGATGGTGCTATTTAGCGCCATTGCGCTCGGAAAGCTGATCACCATGGGCGAATGGTGCGGAACGGGGCTGAAAGCGACAGACTACTCATTAAGAGCGTTTCTTTCCCCATTTTCGTATGCGGCGTTTAACTTGGCGATGGCGCAGCCTGTGCTCGTGCCGCTGGCTTGCGAAGTAGGGGACGAGCGCACGGTACGGCGCGGCGCGGTGCTTGGCGGGCTACTGCTTACCGGCATTTTATTAAGCAGCCATTTGGTACTCTTATCGTTTCCGTATGCAATGAATTACGATATTCCGATGGCGGAAGTCATCCGCTCGTTTTTCTCTGTTTTTTACTGGGTGTATATCATTGTGATTTACGGGGAAATTTTTACGTCCATTATCGGCGGCATTTTTGGCCTGCAGCGGCAGGCACGCACGCTCGTTTCTATTCCTAACGCCTTGTTTCTTGCCGTGCTGTTTATCGTGCTGTATATTGTCAGCTTATTCCGCTACAGTGAGCTCTTATCGTTTTTATATCCGCTATTTGGCTACATCAGTTTTGCGTTTCTTTTTCTATTATGGGTGCGCAAAGTGCCGCGCCCGTAA
- a CDS encoding spore germination protein produces MSIFSFFKKTKTNGEEKTLQQLLNKLRQSSDFITVEFAVNGHLLTIYYFDSLVDPKILQQHVLCHLQNDVPKYPDITLEDLQKIIPIQRIEVTNDVQMIEEKILKGFVAVQFQKTDNHVALINVANESLGLRPNNDSENEFSVVGPKVGFVENVGTNLHLIRRQIVTPNLVFREMLLGTMSKTKVVIAYIDGITNKQTIETVIQRLENIHFDIIFDSSFVSQMLSDNSNSPFPLFISTERIERAVSALASGQVVILCDGSPYVIIGPSTFFDFFTSPEDYYLPWVLGSFFRLIRFFGVMFSVLASPIYIAVLTYHYEMIPKDLLGPIIFSRSNVPFPPVLEVLFLEITIELLREAGARLPTKVAQTLGIVGGIVIGQASVEAGLTSTILLIIVALAALASFTTPIFKMSNTIRFIRFPIILFAAFWGGVGIIFAVCFLFIHLGRLQSFGNPYLVPFYPLRIRDLKDSLIRSSYSQTAERPTFLRPLSLFRYNPAEAKQKDDIDE; encoded by the coding sequence ATGTCCATTTTCTCCTTTTTTAAAAAAACGAAGACAAACGGTGAGGAAAAAACGCTGCAACAATTATTGAATAAGCTGCGGCAATCGAGCGATTTCATTACAGTAGAGTTTGCCGTAAACGGCCATTTGCTTACCATTTACTATTTTGATTCGCTAGTTGATCCGAAGATACTGCAGCAACACGTTCTCTGCCATCTGCAAAATGACGTTCCGAAGTATCCAGATATTACGCTCGAGGATTTGCAAAAAATCATTCCGATTCAGCGGATTGAAGTAACGAACGATGTGCAGATGATCGAAGAAAAAATATTAAAAGGGTTTGTAGCTGTTCAGTTTCAAAAGACAGATAACCATGTTGCACTCATTAATGTAGCGAATGAAAGTTTAGGGTTGCGGCCAAACAATGATTCAGAAAATGAATTTAGTGTCGTCGGCCCGAAAGTTGGATTTGTCGAAAACGTTGGGACGAACTTGCATTTAATCAGAAGGCAAATCGTAACCCCAAATTTAGTGTTTCGGGAAATGCTGCTTGGTACGATGTCCAAAACGAAAGTGGTCATCGCGTATATCGATGGCATTACGAATAAGCAGACGATCGAAACCGTGATCCAGCGGCTCGAAAATATCCATTTTGACATTATTTTTGACAGCTCGTTTGTCTCACAAATGCTTTCCGATAACTCGAATTCTCCGTTTCCGCTTTTTATCTCGACGGAGCGGATTGAACGTGCCGTTTCTGCGCTCGCATCTGGTCAAGTTGTTATTCTTTGCGACGGCTCGCCGTATGTGATCATCGGCCCGTCGACTTTTTTCGATTTTTTTACCTCGCCGGAAGATTATTATTTGCCGTGGGTGCTCGGCTCCTTTTTCCGGTTGATCCGTTTTTTTGGCGTGATGTTTTCCGTGCTGGCCTCGCCGATTTATATTGCCGTATTAACGTACCATTATGAAATGATTCCGAAAGATTTGCTTGGGCCGATTATCTTTTCCCGTTCTAACGTGCCGTTTCCGCCGGTATTGGAAGTATTATTTTTAGAAATCACCATCGAATTGCTTCGTGAAGCAGGGGCGCGTCTGCCGACAAAAGTGGCGCAAACACTCGGGATTGTCGGCGGTATTGTTATCGGACAAGCTTCAGTGGAAGCGGGGTTGACAAGCACCATCTTGCTTATTATCGTTGCGCTCGCCGCTTTAGCTTCCTTTACGACACCGATTTTTAAAATGTCGAATACAATCCGCTTCATCCGCTTTCCCATTATTTTATTTGCGGCGTTTTGGGGCGGAGTCGGAATTATTTTCGCCGTCTGTTTCTTATTCATTCATTTAGGAAGGCTGCAATCATTTGGCAATCCGTATTTAGTTCCGTTTTATCCGCTGCGCATTCGCGATTTAAAAGATAGTTTGATCCGTTCCTCATACAGCCAAACAGCAGAGCGTCCGACGTTTCTGCGCCCGCTTTCTTTGTTCCGCTATAATCCGGCGGAAGCGAAACAAAAAGACGATATCGACGAGTAA
- a CDS encoding Ger(x)C family spore germination protein: MKPLLVIAALLLLLAGCKSSRVIDEIQIIQEMGYDYHDGKYVGTAVYPTFKQGPMTKPNLLTTSSSTVYDLIPRLSSKSALPIEEGQLRLILFGKEFAKRGVTQITHSLARNNKVGSHLLLGVSSGSAQELLDITANTTLSDTLYLPNLVEQNVRSMNLPKTNLHLFLYNYFSKGSDPFLPYFEKKGSFVKLEGLALFKDGKYVGKVSLRDSFLVKILLNETKNGVYQLKVGNRGKQGEDRVMLENLFATSKYEWKRKGHRHVLHIFVHIHASVRDYPSWLDMSHKKIFSMVKKKMEDEMEHNIRRLLRYFQEKEIDPLGIGEFVRSKTRHWNADEFYREYKDLEIKPHVTVDIIQTGIGE, encoded by the coding sequence ATGAAGCCGCTTCTAGTCATTGCCGCATTGCTGCTCTTGCTTGCCGGCTGCAAAAGTTCGCGCGTTATTGATGAAATTCAAATTATTCAAGAAATGGGCTATGACTATCATGACGGAAAATATGTGGGAACGGCAGTATACCCGACGTTTAAACAAGGACCGATGACGAAGCCGAATTTATTAACGACGTCTTCGTCAACGGTTTATGATTTAATTCCCCGCCTTTCTTCCAAGTCGGCATTGCCGATTGAAGAAGGGCAGCTTCGCCTAATTTTATTTGGCAAAGAATTTGCCAAACGGGGCGTTACGCAAATCACCCATAGTTTGGCCCGCAACAATAAAGTGGGAAGCCATTTGCTGTTGGGCGTATCGTCAGGAAGCGCGCAGGAGCTATTGGATATTACGGCGAACACCACTTTAAGCGATACGCTGTACTTGCCTAATTTAGTCGAACAAAATGTCCGTTCGATGAATTTGCCAAAAACGAATTTACATTTGTTTTTGTACAACTATTTTTCAAAAGGAAGCGATCCGTTTTTGCCTTATTTTGAGAAAAAGGGGAGTTTTGTAAAATTAGAAGGGCTCGCGTTGTTTAAAGATGGGAAATATGTGGGAAAAGTGAGTTTGCGTGATTCGTTTTTGGTAAAAATTTTATTAAATGAAACAAAAAATGGAGTGTATCAGTTAAAAGTAGGAAATCGCGGGAAGCAAGGCGAAGACCGGGTGATGCTCGAAAATTTATTTGCGACATCCAAATATGAGTGGAAAAGGAAAGGGCACCGCCATGTTCTGCATATTTTTGTTCATATTCACGCTTCTGTCAGAGATTATCCGTCTTGGCTCGATATGTCGCATAAAAAGATTTTCTCTATGGTGAAAAAGAAGATGGAAGATGAAATGGAGCACAATATTCGCCGCCTGCTCCGCTATTTTCAAGAAAAAGAGATTGACCCGCTTGGCATTGGCGAATTTGTCCGCAGCAAAACAAGACATTGGAATGCAGATGAATTTTATCGTGAATATAAAGATTTAGAAATCAAGCCGCATGTAACTGTCGACATTATACAAACAGGGATCGGTGAGTGA
- a CDS encoding GerAB/ArcD/ProY family transporter, producing the protein MNQAAKERFLISPFLVFFLIHGTQVGIGMLSFQRLVMKEAGHDAWIAVIITGIIAHLLIWVMYQLFTHSPNAEDIISIHKHYFGKWIGFVFSFALLVYFSLLAFTVLQTYIEIIKIWMFPLMGAWQFSLIFLALTYYTVLGGFRVVTGLCFWSVVLPLLTIFPILFFPLEYAHYRNLLPVFDHSIGEIFAGAKAMSLQYLGMEMLLVYYSFIQQPEKSHKWAQWGNAFTTLLYLSIMLVAILFYNEEQIQHITWPTLTLAKIPEVPFIERMEYIIISIYVLVVFPIICIAVWSASRIAKKLFSIKQRRSVPVILLLLFIGTLWFGEKEQIERLNKWTSTIGLYLVIFYIPALYIYVKAANKIKKIVQPKS; encoded by the coding sequence ATGAATCAAGCGGCGAAAGAACGATTCCTTATCTCGCCCTTTTTGGTGTTTTTTCTCATCCATGGCACCCAAGTGGGAATTGGAATGCTTAGTTTTCAACGCTTGGTGATGAAAGAGGCGGGACACGATGCGTGGATAGCTGTCATCATAACGGGAATCATTGCCCATTTATTAATTTGGGTCATGTATCAACTTTTCACACATTCCCCTAACGCTGAAGATATCATTTCTATACACAAACACTATTTCGGCAAATGGATCGGCTTTGTCTTTAGCTTCGCTTTGCTTGTTTATTTCTCTTTATTAGCGTTTACGGTATTGCAAACGTATATTGAGATTATTAAAATTTGGATGTTTCCCCTGATGGGGGCATGGCAGTTCAGCCTTATTTTTTTAGCGCTGACTTATTACACCGTATTAGGAGGATTTCGCGTTGTCACGGGGTTATGTTTTTGGAGCGTCGTGCTTCCGTTGCTCACCATTTTCCCAATATTGTTTTTCCCGCTTGAATACGCCCATTATCGCAATTTGCTGCCGGTATTTGACCATTCGATCGGTGAGATCTTTGCGGGTGCGAAAGCAATGTCACTGCAATATTTAGGAATGGAAATGCTGCTTGTATATTACTCGTTTATCCAACAGCCAGAAAAGTCGCATAAGTGGGCGCAATGGGGCAATGCGTTTACGACCCTTCTCTATTTAAGTATTATGCTGGTCGCGATTCTTTTTTATAATGAAGAACAAATTCAGCATATCACTTGGCCGACATTAACGCTGGCGAAAATTCCAGAAGTACCGTTTATTGAAAGGATGGAGTACATTATCATTTCCATTTATGTGCTGGTAGTATTTCCGATTATTTGCATCGCGGTATGGTCGGCTTCACGTATTGCAAAAAAATTGTTTTCCATCAAGCAGCGCCGTTCCGTTCCTGTGATTTTGTTATTATTATTTATCGGGACGTTGTGGTTCGGAGAAAAAGAACAAATCGAACGGCTAAACAAATGGACCTCTACGATCGGCCTGTATCTCGTCATTTTCTATATTCCTGCTTTATATATATATGTGAAGGCTGCCAATAAAATAAAAAAAATAGTGCAACCAAAAAGCTGA
- the queC gene encoding 7-cyano-7-deazaguanine synthase QueC encodes MKKEKAVVVFSGGQDSTTCLFWALKQFAEVEAVTFDYGQRHRLEIEVASAIAKELHVPHTVLDMSLLHQLAPNALTRSEIAIEQKEGQLPSTFVDGRNLLFLSFAAVLAKQKGARHLVTGVCETDFSGYPDCRDIFIKSLNVTLNLAMDYQFVIHTPLMWLSKADTWKLADELGAFEFVRTKTLTCYNGIIADGCGECPACVLRKRGLEQYLQEKEGVGRR; translated from the coding sequence ATGAAAAAGGAAAAAGCGGTAGTCGTCTTTAGTGGCGGCCAGGATAGCACGACATGTTTATTTTGGGCGCTAAAGCAATTTGCGGAAGTAGAAGCGGTGACGTTTGATTACGGACAGCGCCATCGTCTGGAAATTGAAGTGGCGTCTGCGATCGCCAAGGAGCTTCATGTTCCTCACACGGTGCTCGATATGTCGCTATTGCATCAATTAGCGCCAAACGCCTTGACAAGAAGCGAGATTGCCATCGAACAAAAAGAGGGGCAATTGCCGTCTACGTTTGTCGATGGGCGAAATTTATTGTTTTTGTCGTTTGCTGCGGTGCTCGCCAAGCAAAAAGGAGCGCGCCATCTTGTCACAGGCGTATGTGAAACGGATTTCAGCGGCTATCCAGATTGCCGCGATATATTTATTAAGTCATTGAATGTAACGTTGAATTTAGCAATGGATTACCAATTTGTCATCCATACGCCGCTGATGTGGCTGTCCAAGGCGGACACGTGGAAGCTCGCCGATGAGCTCGGAGCGTTTGAATTTGTCCGCACGAAAACATTGACTTGCTATAACGGCATCATTGCCGACGGCTGCGGTGAATGCCCAGCTTGCGTGTTAAGAAAACGGGGGCTTGAACAATATTTGCAAGAAAAAGAAGGAGTGGGGCGGCGATGA
- the queD gene encoding 6-carboxytetrahydropterin synthase QueD: MIYQLYPQVFHDYRYELNKDMHIAAAHFIPHKQAGKCANIHGHTYVINITVAGDELDETGFLVNFQKLKELIHGKLDHTLLNEHHDWFDTKNSNDFPTTEVVARKIYETVQAYLDTLPHKPKCLQVFVRETPTSYVVYRPKAGDR, from the coding sequence ATGATATACCAGCTTTATCCGCAAGTGTTTCATGATTATCGCTATGAGTTGAATAAAGATATGCATATTGCCGCTGCCCATTTTATTCCCCACAAGCAGGCGGGTAAATGCGCGAACATTCATGGCCATACGTATGTCATCAACATTACGGTAGCTGGGGATGAATTGGATGAGACCGGCTTTTTAGTCAATTTTCAAAAACTAAAAGAGCTCATTCACGGAAAGCTCGACCATACGCTTTTGAATGAGCATCATGATTGGTTTGATACGAAAAACAGCAACGACTTTCCGACAACGGAAGTGGTAGCACGAAAAATATATGAAACGGTGCAAGCGTATTTGGACACACTGCCGCACAAGCCAAAATGCCTGCAAGTGTTCGTGCGGGAAACGCCAACAAGCTATGTTGTTTATCGGCCGAAAGCGGGGGATCGCTAA
- the queE gene encoding 7-carboxy-7-deazaguanine synthase QueE produces MAKTIPVLEIFGPTIQGEGMVIGQKTMFVRTAGCDYRCRWCDSAFTWDGSAKEEIQPMTAEQIWERLYELGGDRFSHVTLSGGNPVLISALEELVLLLKKKGIRLAVETQGSRWQDWLYHIDEVTISPKPPSSGMDTDFAMLDHIVEKLAGAERASHISLKVVVFDDIDFDYAKRVHQRYPGIPFYLQVGNADTAEADDSALRTQLLARLEWLVEKVAQSNELNDVRVLPQLHTLLWGNKRGV; encoded by the coding sequence ATGGCGAAAACGATTCCCGTGCTTGAAATTTTTGGACCGACGATCCAAGGGGAAGGGATGGTAATCGGGCAAAAGACGATGTTCGTCCGCACCGCCGGCTGCGACTACCGCTGCCGCTGGTGCGATTCCGCTTTTACATGGGACGGATCGGCAAAAGAGGAAATTCAGCCAATGACGGCGGAGCAAATTTGGGAGCGGCTGTATGAACTTGGCGGTGACCGCTTCAGCCATGTGACGCTCTCTGGAGGAAATCCAGTTCTCATTTCGGCGCTGGAAGAGCTCGTTTTGCTTTTGAAAAAGAAAGGGATTCGTCTTGCCGTCGAAACGCAAGGAAGCCGCTGGCAAGACTGGCTGTATCATATCGATGAGGTAACCATTTCACCAAAACCGCCAAGTTCAGGGATGGATACCGATTTTGCCATGCTCGATCACATTGTGGAAAAGTTGGCGGGCGCGGAACGGGCGTCTCATATAAGCTTAAAGGTCGTCGTGTTCGATGACATCGATTTCGACTATGCAAAAAGGGTGCACCAGCGTTATCCGGGCATCCCGTTTTATTTGCAAGTCGGCAACGCCGATACAGCAGAAGCGGACGATTCAGCGCTGCGCACGCAGCTTTTGGCAAGGCTGGAGTGGCTTGTGGAAAAAGTAGCGCAGTCAAACGAGCTGAACGACGTGCGCGTTTTGCCGCAATTGCACACCCTCCTATGGGGAAACAAACGCGGCGTATAA